The proteins below are encoded in one region of Nocardioides marmorisolisilvae:
- a CDS encoding SDR family NAD(P)-dependent oxidoreductase, whose amino-acid sequence MDINGASAIVTGGASGIGAAAARQLAAKGARVVVADLNAEKGEALAKEIGGAFASVDVTQTDEIEAAVETAEGLAPLRVLVNSAGIGWAQRTIGKDGEFGSAHDLEAYKKVIAINLIGTFDAIRLAATAMSRHDLLESGERGAIVNMASVAAFDGQIGQAAYSSSKGGVVGMTLPVARDLSAAAIRVNTVAPGLIDTPIYGEGEASEQFKAHLGQSVLFPKRLGVADELASMVVELVTNSYMNAETVRVDGGIRMPPK is encoded by the coding sequence ATGGACATCAACGGAGCCAGTGCAATCGTCACCGGTGGCGCCTCCGGCATCGGAGCCGCCGCCGCCCGTCAGCTCGCGGCCAAGGGTGCGCGGGTCGTCGTCGCGGACCTGAACGCGGAGAAGGGCGAAGCCCTCGCCAAGGAGATCGGCGGCGCGTTCGCCAGCGTCGACGTGACCCAGACCGACGAGATCGAGGCCGCGGTCGAGACCGCAGAGGGCCTGGCGCCGCTTCGCGTTCTGGTCAACTCCGCCGGCATCGGCTGGGCGCAACGGACCATCGGCAAGGACGGCGAGTTCGGCTCGGCCCACGACCTCGAGGCCTACAAGAAGGTCATCGCGATCAACCTGATCGGCACCTTCGACGCCATCCGGCTCGCCGCTACCGCGATGAGTCGCCACGACCTGCTTGAGTCGGGAGAGCGTGGCGCGATCGTGAACATGGCCAGCGTGGCCGCCTTCGACGGCCAGATCGGCCAGGCGGCGTACTCCTCCTCCAAGGGCGGTGTCGTGGGGATGACCCTGCCGGTCGCGCGTGACCTCTCGGCCGCGGCGATCCGGGTCAACACCGTGGCGCCGGGCCTGATCGACACGCCGATCTACGGCGAGGGGGAGGCTTCGGAGCAGTTCAAGGCCCACCTCGGCCAGAGCGTGCTGTTCCCCAAGCGTCTCGGTGTCGCCGACGAGCTCGCGAGCATGGTGGTCGAGCTCGTCACGAACTCCTACATGAATGCCGAGACGGTCCGCGTCGACGGCGGGATCCGGATGCCACCGAAGTAG